Proteins found in one Bremerella volcania genomic segment:
- a CDS encoding PSD1 and planctomycete cytochrome C domain-containing protein, whose product MRTLALPLALLVTITFTSQASADSKFSPEHIEFFEKSVRPVLMKRCVECHGPEKQESGLRLDARAAIVKGGDSGAAVVVGKPDESELIQAIRYETFEMPPSGQMPAEEIAAIEKWVKLGLPWPEESEPLQPASFDQRLVDDKQHHWAYQPIKNPPAPKVEGNWATNDIDHFVQSRLSEKGITPSEKAERRTLIRRATFDLTGLPPTAEEVAAFVNDQDPNAFEKVIDRLLASNQYGVKWGRIWLDVARYSDTRGYLNDGQDRRFPYAHAYRDYVIDSFNLDTPYDEFLKEQIAADYFAEEGDRRLAGLGLIRIGRQFLKHQDTIDDRIDVVTRGVLGLTVTCARCHDHKYDAINMADYYGLYGVFDQLNETTPLVGPIDADPKYPEFKKKLDELQGELNQHIAKVDRAIQMEASTNFFDFIVRAVSKKQDVEIAKFEQNELDSKNIRPHLVSKWKLFADREWKADHPIWAPLFKARELGDDAYASQAETLLTEWTAEQSPLNPAVRDALKAAQPKSLPALVDVYDELLKPIGQAYRDAEFNREASDKFEGAPRQIAKSLLGRNSPVVLNENDVRRSYFTSDRNHQKKLEGKIRGHEIDSAGSPPRAMAVVDRENIHDPVIFLRGDPGRRGDRVPRQFIRVLNDESDAAYNNGSGRLELAEDIVADDNPLTARVMVNRVWMGHFDQPLVLTPGDFGIRSDPPALPLLLDHLSTYLRTNDWSLKKLHKYIMLSSTYQQSSKDRPEAREKDPENRLFWRMNRRRLSFEEMRDGMLKVSGALDDSLGGRAVKILEVPNPPRRTVYGFVDRQDLPNLYRAFDYPSPDAMSPERSKTSVPQQALYLLNSPFVQRQAQWVTQKWKDDASLTDEQRLERLFQTVLQRSPTSEESEMFLKYVEASNDEEKWNKWDSVAQVVMVSNDFMFVD is encoded by the coding sequence ATGCGGACCCTCGCATTGCCGCTCGCCCTGCTCGTGACGATCACCTTCACGTCCCAGGCATCGGCTGACAGTAAATTCTCTCCCGAGCATATCGAGTTCTTCGAGAAGTCGGTTCGACCTGTCTTGATGAAACGATGTGTCGAGTGTCACGGTCCTGAAAAACAGGAAAGTGGCCTTCGTCTGGATGCTCGCGCGGCAATCGTCAAAGGGGGAGATTCCGGGGCCGCGGTCGTCGTCGGCAAGCCGGATGAAAGCGAACTGATCCAGGCGATTCGTTACGAAACGTTCGAGATGCCCCCCAGCGGTCAAATGCCGGCCGAAGAGATCGCGGCGATCGAGAAGTGGGTAAAGCTGGGGCTGCCGTGGCCGGAAGAGTCCGAACCGCTGCAACCGGCGTCGTTCGATCAGCGATTGGTCGACGACAAGCAGCATCATTGGGCTTATCAACCCATTAAAAATCCGCCAGCACCGAAGGTGGAAGGGAACTGGGCCACGAACGACATCGATCACTTCGTGCAAAGCCGACTCAGCGAGAAAGGTATCACGCCCAGCGAGAAGGCCGAGCGTCGCACGCTGATCCGCCGGGCAACGTTCGACCTGACCGGCTTGCCGCCAACCGCGGAAGAAGTCGCAGCGTTTGTCAACGATCAAGATCCCAATGCCTTCGAGAAGGTGATCGATCGCCTGTTGGCTTCCAACCAATATGGGGTGAAGTGGGGCCGCATCTGGCTGGACGTGGCCCGGTACTCTGATACTCGCGGCTACTTGAACGACGGCCAGGATCGCCGTTTCCCCTATGCCCATGCGTACCGCGACTACGTGATCGACTCGTTCAATCTCGATACGCCGTACGACGAGTTCCTCAAGGAACAGATCGCGGCCGATTACTTCGCGGAAGAAGGAGACCGGCGCCTGGCGGGGCTCGGCTTGATTCGGATTGGCCGCCAGTTCCTCAAGCATCAAGACACCATCGACGATCGTATCGACGTCGTCACGCGGGGTGTGCTCGGTTTGACGGTCACGTGTGCCCGTTGTCACGACCACAAGTACGACGCCATCAACATGGCCGACTATTACGGGCTATACGGCGTTTTCGATCAGTTGAATGAAACCACGCCACTAGTCGGACCCATCGATGCCGATCCGAAGTACCCCGAGTTCAAGAAGAAGCTGGACGAACTGCAGGGAGAACTGAATCAACATATCGCCAAGGTCGATCGCGCGATTCAAATGGAAGCGTCGACCAATTTCTTCGATTTCATCGTTCGAGCGGTTTCGAAGAAACAAGACGTCGAGATCGCCAAGTTCGAGCAGAATGAACTCGACAGCAAGAACATTCGCCCGCACCTGGTCTCGAAGTGGAAGCTGTTTGCCGATCGCGAGTGGAAGGCCGATCATCCCATCTGGGCGCCGCTATTCAAGGCCCGCGAGCTTGGTGATGATGCTTACGCATCGCAGGCCGAAACGCTTCTCACAGAGTGGACGGCTGAGCAGAGCCCGTTGAATCCCGCGGTACGCGATGCCCTGAAAGCGGCCCAGCCGAAGTCGCTGCCAGCCCTGGTCGACGTGTACGACGAACTACTCAAGCCGATCGGTCAGGCCTACCGCGATGCCGAGTTCAATCGGGAAGCGAGCGACAAGTTTGAAGGAGCCCCGCGTCAAATTGCCAAGTCGCTGCTGGGGCGTAATTCGCCGGTCGTGCTCAACGAGAACGACGTGCGTCGCTCGTACTTCACCAGCGATCGCAACCATCAGAAGAAGCTCGAAGGTAAGATTCGCGGGCACGAGATCGATTCGGCAGGCTCCCCTCCGCGGGCCATGGCCGTGGTCGATCGCGAGAACATTCACGATCCGGTGATCTTCCTACGAGGTGACCCAGGCCGACGTGGCGATCGCGTGCCGCGTCAGTTCATTCGTGTCTTGAACGACGAGTCGGATGCCGCCTACAACAACGGAAGCGGTCGCCTGGAACTGGCCGAAGACATCGTCGCCGACGATAACCCGCTGACGGCGCGGGTGATGGTCAATCGCGTCTGGATGGGGCACTTCGATCAGCCGCTGGTGCTCACACCGGGTGACTTTGGTATTCGCAGTGATCCGCCAGCGCTTCCGCTGTTGCTGGATCACCTGTCGACCTATCTGCGAACCAACGATTGGTCGCTCAAGAAGCTGCACAAGTACATCATGCTTTCGTCGACCTATCAGCAGTCGAGCAAGGATCGCCCGGAGGCTCGCGAGAAAGACCCCGAGAACCGTCTCTTCTGGCGGATGAATCGACGCCGGTTGAGCTTCGAGGAAATGCGTGACGGCATGCTGAAAGTGAGCGGCGCGCTCGATGATTCCCTTGGTGGCCGAGCGGTGAAGATCCTGGAAGTTCCCAACCCGCCGCGGCGTACGGTTTACGGGTTTGTCGATCGACAAGACTTGCCGAACCTGTATCGGGCATTTGATTACCCCAGCCCCGATGCGATGAGCCCGGAACGCTCGAAGACGAGTGTCCCTCAGCAGGCGTTGTACCTGTTGAATAGCCCCTTCGTGCAGCGACAGGCGCAGTGGGTGACTCAGAAGTGGAAGGATGACGCATCCCTTACGGACGAGCAACGTCTTGAGAGGCTCTTTCAGACCGTGCTGCAGCGGTCGCCAACCAGCGAAGAGTCGGAGATGTTTTTAAAGTACGTCGAAGCATCCAATGATGAAGAGAAGTGGAACAAGTGGGACAGCGTCGCCCAGGTAGTGATGGTCTCGAACGATTTCATGTTCGTGGACTGA
- a CDS encoding TlpA family protein disulfide reductase gives MKRAWTCCGISLLWLGLAVPGIPLFAEDASVVESSPSVETAFEPKTADEGFHQFETFMRDPNNPLPIAERLTRGIAMLDTLWGIDSDVEFKRKLIWTRFSLRMGQARTGNEMSIETLLSELNAYSQHEEPKVALTAKDARMTLELMLVREKSDQERLTLVQNMQEEIEAMDVSPASAKLAMTLARNLSTVVDDKSAARIADELSLHFAKSDDAELQHVSEDLKGFSRMINLNGHQMRIAGKTLEGKELAWESLRGKIVLVDFWATWCGPCVAEFPQLKQLYKAYHEHGFEVVGISLDDAKADVQQFVTDRELPWIIVCNAEGDDYNGFSDANARYYGINAIPQMIFVGKDGIVQATDARGEKLALLLAQAFPDVEAPELESEEPAAEQE, from the coding sequence ATGAAACGCGCGTGGACGTGTTGTGGGATTTCGTTACTTTGGTTGGGACTGGCAGTCCCTGGCATACCTCTGTTTGCCGAGGATGCCTCGGTCGTCGAGTCATCGCCATCGGTTGAGACAGCATTCGAGCCGAAGACCGCCGACGAAGGTTTCCATCAGTTTGAAACCTTCATGCGCGATCCCAACAATCCGCTGCCCATTGCCGAGCGTCTGACGCGAGGGATCGCCATGCTGGATACGCTCTGGGGTATCGACTCGGACGTCGAGTTCAAACGTAAGCTCATCTGGACCCGCTTTTCATTAAGAATGGGTCAGGCACGCACCGGCAACGAGATGAGCATTGAAACGCTGCTGAGCGAGCTGAACGCGTACTCTCAGCACGAGGAGCCTAAGGTCGCTCTGACTGCGAAGGACGCCCGGATGACGCTCGAGCTGATGCTCGTCCGGGAAAAGTCGGATCAAGAGCGACTCACTCTGGTGCAGAACATGCAGGAAGAGATCGAGGCGATGGACGTCTCTCCCGCTTCGGCCAAGCTGGCGATGACCCTTGCCAGAAATCTATCCACCGTGGTCGACGACAAGTCGGCCGCCCGCATCGCGGACGAACTCTCGCTGCACTTCGCTAAGTCGGACGACGCGGAACTGCAGCACGTGTCGGAAGACCTGAAAGGCTTCTCGCGCATGATCAACCTGAACGGCCACCAGATGCGCATCGCCGGAAAAACGCTGGAGGGGAAAGAGCTGGCCTGGGAATCGCTGCGAGGCAAGATCGTGCTGGTCGACTTCTGGGCAACCTGGTGTGGACCGTGCGTCGCTGAGTTCCCGCAACTGAAACAGCTTTACAAGGCCTACCACGAGCATGGGTTTGAAGTCGTGGGCATCAGCCTGGACGACGCCAAGGCAGACGTTCAGCAGTTCGTTACCGATCGCGAGCTACCGTGGATCATCGTCTGCAATGCCGAAGGAGACGACTACAACGGCTTCTCCGACGCCAATGCCCGATACTACGGAATTAACGCGATCCCTCAGATGATCTTCGTCGGCAAAGACGGCATCGTGCAGGCCACCGATGCCCGCGGCGAGAAGCTCGCCTTGCTGCTTGCCCAGGCCTTCCCCGATGTGGAAGCCCCCGAACTGGAAAGCGAAGAGCCTGCGGCCGAGCAAGAGTAA
- a CDS encoding alpha-amylase/4-alpha-glucanotransferase domain-containing protein: MSNTIRLCLVLHNHQPIGNFDGVFEQAYQDSYLPFLDVFDCYPDIKIGLHTSGPLIEWLDEHHPEYLDRLAAHVKNGRIEIIGGVFYEAILPMIPPRDRVGQIETYTKWLTDRLGAKIQGMWMPERVWEQPLTADIADAGIQYTILDDFHFKNAGIPQEELYGYYVTEECGKLLSVFPGSERLRYLLPFAPAQDTIDYMRGIADQYPGSVLVFGDDGEKFGTWPDTKAHVYDRGWLAQFFELLTANKDWLLTTTLAEASEALLPVGKTYIPEGSYREMTEWAMPAQQQVEFEDMVHELEHQEHWPQIKKYIRGGYWRNFKVRYPETDEMYCRALGISNRLHAAEQNGGDAKLLAQAKKELYRGQCNCSYWHGAFGGTYLPHLRNAVYKHLIAADNLLDKAEHKESSFLEAEVADFNLDGRKEVRLEDDKLVALMAPASGGTIYELDVRSICHNLLATLSRRPEAYHRKVLAGPSTSGGEVASIHDRVVFKQEGLDKMLQYDNYQRKALVDHFFDNNASLEQVALNNAMERGDFVGSPFEAKVRRNPDRIQVQMSRMGNAWGIPLKITKGVTMNAGSSSLEIAYLLEGLPQDQVLHFAVEMNLAGLPSGADDRYFHQADGNKLGHLGSQLDLHEIQDLGVKDEWLGIDCRWSADRPTSLWTFPISTVSQSEGGFEMVHQSVCMMPHWWVQGDADGRWSVVMQLDIDTSLAESRMPKEVRESVNAG; this comes from the coding sequence ATGAGCAACACGATCCGTCTTTGCTTGGTCCTGCACAATCATCAACCCATCGGCAACTTCGATGGGGTCTTCGAGCAGGCCTATCAGGACAGCTACCTCCCCTTCCTGGACGTGTTTGATTGCTACCCCGATATCAAAATCGGCCTGCACACCAGCGGCCCGCTGATAGAATGGCTCGACGAGCATCACCCTGAATACCTCGATCGCCTGGCTGCCCACGTCAAGAATGGCCGGATCGAAATCATCGGGGGCGTCTTCTACGAAGCGATCCTGCCGATGATCCCGCCGCGCGATCGCGTTGGCCAGATCGAAACGTACACCAAGTGGCTGACCGACCGACTGGGCGCCAAGATCCAAGGCATGTGGATGCCGGAACGCGTCTGGGAACAGCCGCTGACCGCCGACATCGCCGACGCTGGCATCCAGTACACCATTTTGGATGACTTCCACTTCAAGAACGCCGGCATCCCTCAGGAAGAGCTCTACGGCTACTACGTGACCGAAGAGTGCGGCAAGCTGCTCAGCGTCTTCCCTGGCAGCGAACGTCTTCGTTATCTCCTGCCGTTCGCACCTGCCCAAGACACCATCGATTACATGCGCGGCATCGCCGATCAATACCCAGGCTCGGTTCTGGTCTTCGGCGACGACGGCGAAAAATTCGGCACGTGGCCTGACACCAAAGCGCACGTCTACGATCGCGGCTGGTTGGCTCAGTTTTTTGAACTGCTGACCGCCAACAAGGATTGGCTGCTGACCACCACGCTCGCCGAAGCTTCCGAAGCCCTGCTTCCCGTCGGGAAGACCTACATCCCCGAAGGCAGTTATCGCGAGATGACCGAATGGGCGATGCCGGCTCAGCAACAGGTCGAGTTCGAGGACATGGTTCACGAACTGGAACACCAGGAACATTGGCCGCAAATCAAAAAGTACATCCGTGGCGGGTACTGGCGGAACTTCAAAGTTCGCTATCCCGAAACGGACGAGATGTACTGCCGCGCTTTGGGCATCAGCAACCGGCTGCATGCGGCCGAGCAGAACGGCGGCGACGCCAAGCTGTTGGCTCAAGCCAAGAAGGAACTGTACCGCGGCCAATGCAATTGCAGCTACTGGCACGGTGCGTTCGGCGGAACCTACCTGCCGCATCTTCGTAATGCCGTTTACAAGCATTTGATTGCGGCCGACAATCTGCTGGATAAGGCCGAGCACAAAGAATCCAGCTTCCTCGAAGCCGAAGTCGCCGACTTCAATCTCGATGGCCGTAAGGAAGTTCGCCTGGAAGACGACAAGCTCGTCGCCCTGATGGCCCCGGCCTCAGGCGGTACGATCTACGAACTCGACGTGCGTTCGATCTGCCACAACCTGCTGGCCACCTTGTCGCGTCGGCCGGAAGCTTACCATCGCAAAGTGCTCGCTGGTCCTTCGACATCAGGCGGCGAAGTCGCCTCGATCCACGATCGCGTGGTCTTCAAGCAGGAAGGCCTCGACAAGATGCTGCAGTACGACAACTATCAGCGAAAGGCGCTGGTCGATCACTTCTTCGACAACAACGCTTCGCTGGAACAAGTCGCCCTGAACAACGCCATGGAACGTGGCGACTTCGTCGGTTCCCCCTTCGAAGCCAAAGTGCGCCGCAACCCGGACCGCATCCAAGTTCAGATGTCGCGGATGGGCAACGCCTGGGGGATTCCGTTGAAGATCACCAAAGGGGTCACCATGAATGCCGGCAGCAGCAGCCTCGAGATTGCCTACCTGCTGGAAGGGCTGCCGCAAGATCAAGTCCTGCACTTCGCCGTGGAAATGAACCTGGCTGGTCTCCCATCGGGTGCCGATGATCGTTACTTCCACCAGGCCGACGGCAACAAGCTGGGGCATCTTGGATCGCAACTCGACCTGCACGAGATTCAAGACCTCGGCGTGAAGGACGAGTGGCTGGGCATCGATTGCCGCTGGAGCGCCGATCGTCCGACAAGCCTATGGACGTTCCCCATCTCGACCGTCAGCCAATCGGAAGGGGGCTTCGAAATGGTTCATCAGAGCGTGTGCATGATGCCTCACTGGTGGGTCCAAGGGGATGCCGATGGCCGCTGGAGCGTGGTCATGCAGTTAGACATCGACACCTCGCTGGCGGAAAGCCGCATGCCGAAGGAAGTTCGTGAAAGCGTCAACGCGGGATAA
- a CDS encoding DUF1501 domain-containing protein yields the protein MNRRDMLSRMGTGLGMLGLAGLLGDEKLLAADAQSAAQAMSYQNPLAPKEPHFPAKAKHVIHLFMTGGPSHVDTFDPKPLLTKYDGKPLPGGENLRTERKTGAAMASPFKFQKYGESGIEVSELFHHTAQHIDDIAVIRSMQAEVPNHEPSLGLMNCGASVAVRPAFGSWLTYGMGTDNQNLPGYIVMCPHGYPTKQTQNWQSAFLPGVYQGTYVDTRHTEVEKLIENVKNSKLSLEEQRSQIDLLQKMNQAHREQRGFDPALESRVQSFELAYRMQMEATDAFDVSREPKNVLEAYGDGIQARQILIARRLVERGVRFVQVFHDQGQPWDSHDDLEKSHRRLAGQCDKAIGALIADLKRLGLFEETLILWGGEFGRTPTVELPKPGSNQGKVNGRDHNHYGFTCWLAGGGIKGGQVYGSTDETGFKAAENPVHVHDLHATMLHALGFDHKKLTYRYAGRDYRLTDVHGNVVHQLLS from the coding sequence ATGAACCGTCGTGACATGCTTTCGCGCATGGGAACAGGCCTTGGTATGTTGGGCCTGGCCGGTCTGCTGGGAGACGAGAAACTGCTGGCCGCCGATGCCCAGTCGGCAGCCCAGGCCATGTCGTATCAGAATCCCCTGGCGCCGAAAGAGCCCCACTTTCCGGCCAAGGCGAAGCATGTGATTCACTTGTTCATGACCGGTGGTCCTTCACATGTCGATACGTTCGATCCCAAGCCGCTGCTGACCAAGTACGACGGCAAGCCGCTGCCTGGGGGCGAGAACCTCCGTACCGAACGCAAGACCGGTGCCGCCATGGCATCGCCGTTCAAGTTTCAAAAGTACGGCGAAAGCGGCATTGAGGTCAGCGAGTTGTTCCATCATACGGCCCAGCATATCGATGACATCGCCGTGATTCGTTCGATGCAGGCCGAGGTGCCCAACCATGAGCCATCGTTGGGGCTGATGAACTGCGGTGCTTCGGTTGCCGTTCGCCCTGCGTTTGGTAGTTGGCTGACCTACGGCATGGGGACCGATAATCAGAACCTGCCGGGCTACATCGTGATGTGCCCTCACGGCTATCCGACCAAGCAAACGCAGAACTGGCAGTCGGCCTTCCTGCCGGGCGTTTACCAGGGAACGTACGTCGATACGCGGCACACGGAAGTCGAAAAGCTGATCGAGAACGTCAAGAACTCGAAGCTGTCGCTGGAAGAACAACGCAGTCAGATCGACTTGCTGCAAAAGATGAACCAGGCCCACCGCGAGCAGCGCGGCTTCGATCCGGCACTCGAGTCGCGCGTGCAGTCGTTCGAACTGGCCTACCGCATGCAAATGGAAGCGACCGATGCCTTCGACGTTTCACGCGAACCGAAGAACGTGCTGGAAGCTTATGGCGACGGTATCCAGGCTCGACAGATTCTGATAGCCCGGCGATTGGTCGAGAGAGGTGTTCGCTTCGTGCAGGTCTTCCACGACCAAGGCCAGCCGTGGGATAGCCACGACGATCTTGAAAAGTCGCATCGGCGCTTGGCTGGCCAATGCGACAAGGCGATCGGTGCATTGATTGCCGACCTGAAACGCCTGGGGCTGTTTGAAGAGACCTTGATTCTCTGGGGTGGCGAGTTTGGCCGGACGCCGACCGTCGAACTGCCAAAGCCAGGTTCCAACCAGGGCAAAGTGAACGGCCGCGACCACAACCACTACGGTTTTACCTGTTGGTTGGCCGGCGGTGGGATCAAGGGCGGACAGGTTTACGGTTCGACCGACGAAACCGGTTTCAAGGCCGCCGAAAACCCGGTTCATGTGCATGATCTGCATGCCACCATGCTGCACGCGTTAGGCTTCGACCATAAGAAGCTCACGTACCGATACGCCGGACGTGACTACCGCCTGACCGACGTTCACGGAAACGTCGTGCATCAGCTGCTTTCGTAG
- the galT gene encoding galactose-1-phosphate uridylyltransferase, protein MSPSSGNELRRDPLLGFQVIVAEGRENRPQQWKSTIPAPSAMRCPFCGGHEDATPHERLVLPPNLNRKNDQEPWEVRVLPNIYPSLSPHFPDSIPQGASPFFESVAASGVQEVIVESPQHVRSFAQLPEQNAILTFQAYQMRLHAIREEGRCRYVQLFKNNGPAAGASLEHSHSQLMATRYIPPIIEQELAACKAYFRKTKQPFFSDLIESELAEGTRVIHADDNLVAFCPYASRMPFEVTILPRVSQADFGLANSTLLEQLALLLRSILARVEKALNFPAYNYLIHTLPFDTFSTDHYHWHVEVLPRVTVRAGFEWGTGLYVNPLSPERAARILRELL, encoded by the coding sequence GTGAGTCCTAGTTCTGGAAATGAACTCCGCCGAGACCCACTGCTTGGGTTTCAAGTCATTGTTGCTGAAGGACGTGAGAACCGTCCCCAACAGTGGAAGTCGACCATTCCGGCCCCTTCGGCCATGCGTTGTCCTTTCTGTGGCGGTCACGAAGATGCCACGCCGCACGAACGACTCGTCCTGCCGCCGAATCTAAACCGCAAGAACGATCAAGAGCCGTGGGAAGTCCGGGTTCTACCGAACATCTATCCATCGCTATCCCCCCACTTCCCTGACAGCATCCCCCAAGGAGCCAGCCCTTTCTTCGAGTCGGTCGCGGCCAGCGGGGTTCAGGAAGTGATCGTCGAGTCCCCGCAGCATGTTCGCTCGTTTGCCCAACTTCCAGAGCAGAACGCGATCTTGACCTTTCAAGCCTATCAGATGCGGCTCCATGCGATCCGTGAGGAAGGTCGTTGCCGCTACGTTCAGCTATTTAAAAACAACGGCCCGGCAGCCGGTGCCTCGCTCGAGCACTCGCACAGTCAGTTGATGGCGACCCGCTACATTCCGCCGATCATCGAGCAGGAACTGGCCGCCTGTAAGGCCTATTTCCGAAAGACGAAGCAGCCATTTTTCAGCGACCTGATCGAGAGTGAACTGGCGGAGGGAACACGCGTGATTCATGCCGACGACAACCTGGTTGCGTTCTGTCCGTATGCGTCGCGCATGCCGTTTGAAGTCACCATTTTACCGCGCGTCAGCCAGGCCGATTTCGGACTGGCAAACTCAACGCTATTAGAGCAGCTTGCCTTGTTGTTACGCTCGATCCTGGCGCGAGTGGAAAAGGCATTAAATTTCCCGGCATATAACTACCTGATTCACACGTTGCCGTTTGACACATTCTCGACAGATCACTATCACTGGCATGTAGAGGTTTTGCCGCGCGTGACGGTCAGAGCAGGTTTCGAGTGGGGGACGGGTCTTTACGTGAACCCACTCTCGCCTGAAAGGGCCGCTCGAATCCTCCGAGAGTTGCTGTGA
- a CDS encoding TlpA family protein disulfide reductase, translating into MKFAWKLTLSAVLASGQIAVGTALFANEADTKAAVPAKVLTVGEDAKEEAAASPDTFEAKFKAAMDVARSGGEDKLPMPERYEKAIELLDQAWEMDRTADETKQAIRMKFSLLMAVGRNSEQPGEKANAFLNELIQDNDPEISLLAESMLLSLELSRLSKLPKEEQASKLDELKAEFTESEPTVRTATLATNIATTISRLLEEEPAREEISELAMHFSSVQDEEVQQAASRLFGLSNRLNLLGEPIEITGTLLDGNDVNFPAAFQGKTVLVDFWATWCGPCVAEFPNMKRLYEIYHPHGFEIVGISLDSEKEAVDEFIQTREIPWSIVWNEREEDESGWIDPNADRYGISGIPTMILVGEDGNVISLSARGHNLDKLLAEAYPEVEVPAKEEKTEAKPEATK; encoded by the coding sequence ATGAAATTTGCCTGGAAATTGACACTTTCTGCAGTGCTGGCAAGCGGACAGATTGCCGTAGGAACCGCTCTATTTGCGAACGAAGCCGACACCAAGGCAGCGGTTCCCGCGAAGGTTCTCACCGTAGGTGAAGATGCGAAAGAAGAAGCAGCAGCTTCCCCCGATACCTTCGAAGCCAAGTTTAAGGCCGCCATGGATGTTGCCCGCTCCGGCGGGGAAGACAAACTGCCGATGCCTGAGCGATACGAGAAAGCAATCGAGCTGCTCGACCAGGCCTGGGAAATGGATCGTACCGCGGACGAAACCAAGCAAGCCATTCGCATGAAGTTCTCGTTGCTGATGGCAGTCGGCCGAAACAGCGAACAGCCCGGCGAGAAAGCCAACGCCTTCCTCAACGAACTGATTCAAGACAACGATCCTGAGATCTCCCTGCTGGCAGAAAGCATGCTGCTGTCGCTGGAACTAAGCCGACTGAGCAAACTCCCGAAAGAAGAACAGGCCTCCAAGTTGGATGAGTTGAAAGCCGAATTCACCGAATCGGAACCGACCGTTCGAACCGCGACGTTGGCCACCAACATCGCCACGACCATTTCGCGTCTTCTCGAAGAAGAGCCGGCCAGGGAGGAAATCTCGGAACTGGCCATGCACTTTAGCTCGGTTCAAGATGAAGAAGTTCAGCAGGCCGCTTCCCGACTATTTGGGCTCTCGAATCGTTTGAATTTGCTGGGCGAACCGATTGAAATCACCGGCACGCTGCTCGACGGCAATGACGTGAATTTCCCTGCCGCTTTCCAGGGGAAGACGGTTCTGGTCGACTTCTGGGCGACCTGGTGCGGGCCGTGCGTTGCCGAGTTTCCCAACATGAAACGTCTCTACGAGATCTACCATCCGCATGGTTTCGAGATCGTCGGCATCAGCCTGGATAGCGAGAAGGAGGCGGTCGATGAATTCATCCAGACCCGTGAAATCCCATGGTCGATCGTCTGGAACGAGCGCGAAGAAGACGAAAGCGGCTGGATTGATCCGAACGCAGACCGATACGGCATCAGCGGCATCCCCACGATGATCCTCGTCGGCGAAGATGGCAACGTCATCTCCCTCTCGGCTCGCGGACACAACCTGGACAAACTGCTGGCCGAAGCATATCCGGAAGTCGAAGTTCCCGCGAAGGAAGAAAAAACCGAAGCCAAGCCGGAAGCGACCAAGTAA